Below is a window of Humulus lupulus chromosome 9, drHumLupu1.1, whole genome shotgun sequence DNA.
TTGTGTTCTGAGTTTTGTGCTTAATCAGAAAGTGTGTGATCTTGAAGTGGTGCGTATGTATGCATCACAACAAGAATGAGAGGTTCTCTACTGTTTCAGGTCTGAAAACCCATGTAATCACAATATGTAATCACATAGATaaaccattatatatatattgaaaatatgCACTGGAAAACCTCATTTTATCTAGCCTTTTAGTCTTAAGTTTCTCATTCTAGTAACTTTTAATTGTAGTATTCTTTGTTATAGTACCAATATCAGTATTTATGAGAAATGGATTTGATTAGATACTGAGTTTGTGTTTCATTTTTCAGTGATTTTCTTCCATTAATGGTTTGACACTATTTTGGTTACATCATTAGTtatgttttgtgtgtttttatttcaATAAGAATTGCTTCTACTTGGGTGTTATTTGAGTACTGGTTCAGTGGTTtcctttttagtttattttaatcTTTTTGTTATGATATTTCTATCTTGGTACCAACATAGTAATTATCTATCCAGCATAATATTCAAGCTACAATCATAGTGAATTCTGTTAAGGAAATAATGGTGCAAACTCTGTACATACATTTTATTCATGATTATGATGTGTATcatgttgaatttttttttagagttgGAAGATCAGGCTCCAATTGATATGGCTTGATTGAAGACTTGGAATCATGGTGGCCAGGTTTGTTTGCTCTATTAAGTTAGTAACTATAGTCAAATGATAGTTATACGTTTAAACAATTTGTTCATGTTTTTAGTTTTATATGATCCATTTACTTAATTGAAATAGAAGGAAGATAAgaaattgtaattctctttttctcttttccTATCTATATGGGGTTTGTGCCTTGAAGCTTTTATTGCATTTTTGGTCCTATGGTTAATCAGCTTGCATAGAATATGAATAGTTTGCCTTTTTGGCTCTTTCAATTCTCTCAAAAGTTTTTGGAAATGGCAATCTTTGAGTTGTTCCTTCTCATTCTCTTTTAATTGATCAAAGATAGAAGGAATTTGATTTCTGTGTTCAATTAAATCGGGTACTTGACTTAGAAATTTTTGTACTAAATTATGGTAGCCAAATAATTTAGTTGCTAATTCTAAAATAATAAGACTAATTAATTCTACTACCAAAATTATTAGTAACTAATTTATTATATTAGCTACCAATTTTCTTTTGGTAGCAAAGAAAAAACATTTACCTACTAattttttggtagctaaaaataaagtttcaatcattttattttgcaaaatttTGCTACTAATGATTTCAAGCCATGCTAAGTCAAGCTAATTTCAAAGAAGGTGCAGGttgttttataaaataaacaGGGCTTATAATCAAAGACCAAATATATAAATTTCAAGCCATGCTAAGTCAAGCTAATTTCAGCAGCCATGCTAAGTAAAAAAACTAGCAGAAttctgaaaaaaataaaaaagtaagaaATTAGATTGACAAAAGATTCAGATAAAAAAAGTGTTAAGGAACCTATCAATAAATTATGTTGGGAAATCTATCAATGAAAAGGGGCACGAAATTATTATATCAATATACCTAATTAAGGAGTATGTACTGCTACTTAAAAGAAACCATTATATAAATATACCGGCAACTTAAGAAAAATACCATTGACAAAAAGGAGTGTGTACTACTACTTTTACTCATCAAACTTAGAAAGATAGTGTTTAAGTGTACTAGTACTTTCTTATGCTTATCAACCTTCACACCTATTAAGTGAGTCTCAGATTTACTTTCATCAGAGCCACTATAGAAAAGGCCTACGCAGTAAACTGCTTAAATTACTAAGAAATAACCCCCTAACAATAGAAAACAATAACAATTTCAATGAAAGGTTCACAAAACTCTATACCACAGTCTGGTCACGTAAGCAATTGGCAACAAATGCAATTTTAATTGTTCAAAAATTAGCATGGTTCAACAATCAAAAGGCTAGCTACTTACTGTGGTATTCATAATTATACCTATAATCAGGTGTATCAATATAGTGTAAATCACTGCTCCATTGATAGTGAAATCAAAATAGACAAAGTGTTTGCTGAACAATAATATGCATAAATAAGCATGTCTAATCTATATGGaaaaaaaagaatcaaattaTCTATGAAAGGTCTAATACCAAACACTACTACTCTCATGAGACCCTTTAAATTTTTAAGTGAGGTGCaaaaacttaaattttaaattacTATCACAGAGGAGGAGTGCTTTGATTAATTTGACTTAGAAAAATTAAGAGGTGTAAACCAACCTCATGAAAGCAATCTGGGGATTCATCTTTCCAAATGCAATTTTGACAAAATCATCTTCCTTGAAGGAAAATGTGGCATCAGGCTTTTCTTCTCCTTCCAATGTTCCTTAAATTTGACCAAAACACACAAAAATGAGCATCTTCTTTTTTCTTACTAAGAAGTTACTTCTCAAATAGTGATCAAAACAAAACTAATGGCAGATGAGATTATAAAAGGTTTACTTAACAAATTAAACTATATATATCATATGTTGTGTGGCCAAATAGTGAAACAAAAGCAAAACCTCCTCAAcacaagagaaattaaacaattaaaaGGATTTTCTTAGAAAATATGAAACCAAGCAATTATACATTATGATATAACTTATTCCCAAATCCAAAAAAACAAATTagttaaaaaagaagaaaaaagaactaACCTTTGAAGACCTTCGCATTCTTTAGATCAATAGTATAACAGACCTCATCGATCCTAATTTTCTGTAAACCCAAATCCAGATTATAAAAAATTAGGTCACAAACCCAAAtcaaaattccccttttttagtttatcaaaaaataaaataaaaataaaaataaagataagaCCTTGGGTGCGAGTTTGATCTGGTTAACGAGATTAAATTTATTGCAAAGCTGTTTACCCTCTTCGGTTTCGAAGTGATGCTTCATCAAATCAAACAAAGTCTATGCCTTGAACTGACTGGTCGCCATTTTCTTCACTCTCTTCGATCACAAATTGGGGAAGAAAGAGCCTGCAATTCCAGTGGAGAGAGTGCTCCTTTGGCGTGGTGTGCTCCAACAGCTCGTGCGATGGAGAGAGGGTAGAAAGACtctgggagagagagagagagcgcgAGAGAAAGAACACTGAGAAACAAGTGTGAGAGAAAGAGGCAAAGGCATCATTAGGGATTGGGTTTTGAGAAAATAGGGCTAGGCAGAAACCGTGGGTTTCCCTCCATTTTAACATTACCcagcaatttttttttgtttccctcCCTTATAAGTTTATCGCTTTCTTAgttacctattataatacttttccaattagcttataattatgtattatagaaagtggtatttggtgtagtgatgctatttcattttttcaagctgatggtttATGTACCACTAAtgtccccttaatatcctatgagtgtgaccataggttatttaattaagagagattacaaaaaatatagcatattaaaacgaaatcaaactttattcgaaTAATTTGTTAACTGGAATATAGTAAAGTTTAACAGGCATGGTTGCaagtgacatcattcctacactattgatagtaaggtcatagatgttcgccattccacgCTTGTGGTACCAAActcccatccaatcttgccaacttgtatactccgggtcggataactgattcgatctgataaggtccttcccaattaggcccgagcacgccagcagctggatcccgtgttgccaagaatacatgcCTCAACACCAAATCCCCCacaccaaattttctatctcgaacccttttattgaaatactgggtagctcgctgttggtatgcaacattttttagctgagcttcgttccttctttcttcaatcaggtccagacttacttcaagctgggattggttcgaagCTTGGTCATAAGTGAGGGCacaaattgtgggaatttcgacctcgattggcaacatagcctcgcaaccatatgccagagaaaagggGGAATGTCCTATTGAAGTACGGGtcgtggttcgatatgcccacataTCTTGGGGCAACTATTCGGGCCatttccctttagcttcttccaaattTTTCTTCAGCAAattctttagggttttattcacagcttcgacctggctaTTCGCCTGGGGATgtgccacagaggagaagctctttattattccatttttttcgcaaaagtttgTAAACAGATCgttgtcgaattgagtaccgttatcgaaCAAAATCTTCcttggcaccccatatcggcatatgatgttcattaccacgaagtccaagactttcttcgaggtgattgttgccagaggttcggcttcggtccacttcatgaagtaatctacggccactactgcgtacttcactccgcctttgccagttggcaatgagcctatgagtcgattccccatatcgcaaatggccacggggaggtcatcatagttagctcggagggtggagctcgagggattgtttcgaaccgttggcacttgtcgcatctcTTGACGTAATCGAACGAATCTGCCTTGATGGTAGGCCAAAAGTACCCCtagcgtatgattttcttggacaagctatgccccccagtgtggtctccgcagaatccttcatgaatttcttctatgattttcttagcctcgggtggggtcacacatcggagtaatggcatggggatctgatacatcagttttcgagccttggtccgttcttctgggagaatgcctgccacaaggtattcaactattgaagtcatccaggttggctcggaattTATCATGAAAACATCTTTCTGTTCAGGCTCGATTATACTGGGTGTCATTAGATGTTCGATCAGCACAACATTCAACTCATCGACCTCGGTTGatgtagcgagcctggctaaggcattTGTGTTcaagttttgttctcgggggacctgttctatcgcgtAGAACTTAAAATGCTCGAGTGCTgcttttgccttttctaaatctGCAACCATTCTCGTCCCACGAACCTGATACTCCtctaaaatttgattaaccaccaactgggagtcactgtaacaatgtatcgctttggccttgagttccttggctatacgaaaTCTTGctagtagagcttcgtattcagcttcattattcgacgcttcgAAGTGAAAtctcaaagcagagtgaaatcgaATTCCTGCTGGGGTGATTAGAATTacacctgcccccgatccattttcgttggaagacccatcaacataaagtttccacagctcgcgggctggggttataacttcatcattagtcactccagtgcattccgctatgaagtctgccaaggcctgtcctcagatgataagtgatctcgaattgtccgagttcaacaacCCACTTTAGCAACCgacccgaggcttctggcttggataagacttgtcttagtggttgatcagtcaatacatggatggggtgcgcctggaagtaaggtcggagcttttgagatgagtggattaggctgagagctaacttctccatcaaggggtatctcgattcttcccccagcaaccttttgctgatatagtacacgggcctttgcactttctgttcttctcggacgagtacagcgctgatggcatgctcggtcgtagcaaggtataggtacagaacttctcccgtgatgggtttcgacaagatagggGGTTCCGCGAGGttcttcttgagctcctgaaaagctaacTTGCATTCTTctatccactcaaacttcttcCCCCCCGCAgaaagttgaaaaatggaagacaacagtctgtagatttcgagataaacctactcagtgCTACCACcaatcaaactttggacatccttatgctttcgaggttagggcatatcaatcagaacCTGGATCTTGTCCGaatttgcttctattccccgggcatttacaatgaagcctaggaattttcccgaagatactccgaaagagcacttctaagggttgagcttcatgttatacctccgtaacacggcgaagcattcttcgaggtcatccacatggttattattatgttgagatttaactaacatatcgtcaacatatacttccatgttattacctatttgttcggagaacatcatgtttacgagtcgctggtaagtggctccagcattcttgagtccgaatggcatgacattgtagcaatacagccCTTTGTCCGTCacgaaactcgtatgctcttggtcaggggcatgcatggcgatctggttatattcagaataggcatccatgaatgacataagcccatgtcccgccgtggcatctacgagctggtcgatccgaggtaaggggaaacactccttaggacaagccttattgaggtccaagtaatcgatacaggtccgccatgtcccgttaggcttcggaactagcaccgggttgggtacccaatcggggtagaaaGCATCCCGGATGAATTGGTTTGCTTTCAATCTATCGACTTCCCCTTTTAGGGTCTTCTTCCTGTTGTCATCCAGTAGTATTCGCTTTTGCTGAtttggggggaagcttttgtcaatattcaaAGAGTGGCTCACaacattcggacttatccctaccatgtccaaatgcgaccatgcgaaaacatcctgattctttttcaaaaagcaaattaattgatattttgtCTCTTCGGgaaggttttttcctacctttACTGTCTTCGAAGGGTCTGCTTCCTCGAgtctgacctcttcgagctcttccaatggttcgaggtcagctctttcctctattcttggatcgatttcttcgtcTACTTTGACGATcatcccatccttattctgaattatggtGAGCGTTTGTGCACtcgtctgcttctttcctctaatggaaatgctatagaattccctccctgctagctggtctcccttcagtatcccgatgccactagaagtcgggaacttgatggccaaatgccttacaaaCGAAACTGCCCCTAGTCCTACTgggtgggtctcccgagcagcacgttgtaggctgatggtaggtccactactacgtattccatcatcttggttgttgagacttggaagtctcccaaggtcacagggagctcgatggaccccatacaggcaatcccctctcctgaaaattcgtacaacgtcgttgcacaagtctttagtcccatcttttctaaggtggctttataaaggatgttcaccgggctcccgttatcaatcaggatttggtgaaccctcttgttcgcgagctgaagggtgatgaccagtgggtcgttgtgaggaaattggacatgggacGTGTTGTCCTTCgtaaaggttataggttgagattcaaccttttggtatttcggagctctaggttcgggttcataaggggacccgacGCCAATTTTTAGCTCATTTacgtatcgcttttgggcattcttgcccgatcCTACGAGATGAGGCCCACCCAAGATGGTTACGACGTCTTCTCcatttcattagccaggtaaatattctcccgatactcgttgagctcggtgtacaccttgtacacggagaaatacatttctcctttcttcttctttcccccttccgcctcggggttactcccttcatttTTCCTTCTTTTGGAAGGAttttctgcagggggtttcgaggctgatgggtccgccgaggtcgagtCAGAGTTtaagtttgtcgttgtagttatgggctgagaggccatattcagcgttgacctcgcctcctctacattgagaaacctctgagctcgtcgattagattcggttatggacctcacaggtttcctctgcatatcttcctagaggggacttcctggcattacccccgctcggacagccattaaatggccgctGTCGTGTACTGATAATGGCTCTAAATtgcgatcatggctctaaattgcttcttgaaatctctagacaactgatcccaagaagtaatagaatgcctcttatatttttcgaaccagttttttgctggtcctgtaagagaagctggaaatagcatgcatctgagctcatagcccatattacttgctctcattatagtgTTAAACGTACTTCAGTGACTGTACGAGTCGGACTTCCcctcaaatggtgggacatgaggaatccgaaacccttgaggaaacaaaGTGCTAGAAATATGGGGGGCAAAGGGTTCGAGTTCCTCGTCAAACTCTTTACCCCGATATCGGCATCgttcattctgtaagagcctgaatgctttttccagttgatcaatcctCTCCTGGACTAGATCCACGGGGTGTCTaacctgaaattggttatcattgatcacaattccaggttcgTGCCTTTGCATGCGATCCTTGCATCCATTTAGGCGATCactcaggtctgggttcgaggggttaccaTTACCCCAATTCTGATTCAGGTGCTCCCATAAGTCAGGGTGGTCCCTTTGATTCTCAGTATTTCTGCGTCctcggtcatacatactgaccaaTCTTGTGCCTTCTAAGCCTTCGCTGGCAAGGCTCGCCGCAtagttgtttcgagatgggttcctttcaTGTTTTCTTGTCTCTATATtatgagaccgagacatttggcttcttgtaggctgggcgcctctacGTTCTCTAGCAGTTTCTCCATTCCCATGTTTCTGTCCagcccgcctttccctatcaccctgagtcggttgtgtgtttctccgaggcggtgagggatatcttatcggcAACGGTGGGTCccatatgggtgatggtggcCGCCACCCATTTCGGGGCCTGGAAGGTCCTG
It encodes the following:
- the LOC133800345 gene encoding sterol carrier protein 2-like, coding for MVGISPNVVSHSLNIDKSFPPNQQKRILLDDNRKKTLKGEVDRLKANQFIRDAFYPDWTLFDLMKHHFETEEGKQLCNKFNLVNQIKLAPKKIRIDEVCYTIDLKNAKVFKGTLEGEEKPDATFSFKEDDFVKIAFGKMNPQIAFMRLVYTS